From a region of the Pecten maximus chromosome 18, xPecMax1.1, whole genome shotgun sequence genome:
- the LOC117316439 gene encoding bone morphogenetic protein 7-like: MELRSVVSMILMVCASYLHVRLTTATVSGVYRDNGVDRTERTSEFSSRDKREMQHEILTLLGLHHRPKPAGHSTTEYSAPRFMLNLYNSITSDGGVINDGNRRQFDRNVTIENQVEPIDGSDVIMSFVNHAKKIKYLRRQKDRTFYFDFREVTQKESVVRAELRLYKERAGKWKKHNFQVQIYMIRQGNDPENYEIVTESNLTVKANYQGWLTFNLTNAASLWTSSSAPNMGLFMKIIFLKKNRDVKPEKFGIVGRKGPEYKQPFMVGYFRSTPELHVRKTRAAVRRRMKEAAYSTDDEEEEYSYTRALRRSPRRVPRQWPCQRRTLYMKFRDLGWQNWIIAPDGFKAFYCDGECSFPLGAHMNATNHAIIQTLVHLMTPYKAPSPGCAPTKLGSQSVLYFDHNYNVVLKRFPDMIVKACGCH; this comes from the exons ATGGAGCTCCGGTCAGTTGTATCCATGATATTAATGGTGTGTGCTTCCTACTTGCACGTACGCTTGACCACTGCCACTGTGTCCGGAGTATACAGGGACAATGGAGTGGACAGGACAGAACGGACGTCTGAATTCTCTAGTAGAGACAAACGGGAGATGCAGCACGAGATTTTGACTCTATTGGGACTTCACCATCGTCCCAAACCAGCTGGACATAGCACCACAGAATACTCTGCTCCGAGgttcatgttgaatttatatAATTCCATCACATCGGATGGAGGTGTGATTAATGACGGGAATCGCCGCCAATTCGATCGAAACGTCACAATCGAGAATCAAGTCGAACCCATTGACGGTAGTGACGTCATCATGAGTTTTGTTAACCACG ctaaaaagataaaatatctaCGTCGCCAGAAAGACCGGACATTTTATTTTGACTTTCGTGAGGTCACACAGAAGGAATCCGTCGTTAGAGCTGAACTACGCCTTTACAAGGAGCGGGCCGGCAAGTGGAAGAAACACAACTTCCAAGTTCAAATCTACATGATCCGACAGGGCAATGACCCCGA GAACTACGAGATAGTGACGGAGAGCAACCTCACAGTGAAGGCTAACTACCAAGGCTGGTTGACCTTTAACCTTACAAACGCAGCCTCGCTCTGGACATCATCGTCTGCCCCGAACATGGGCCTgtttatgaaaattatattcctgaaaAAAA accGTGATGTTAAACCGGAAAAATTTGGAATAGTGGGTCGAAAAGGACCGGAATATAAACAACCATTTATGGTCGGGTACTTCCGGTCAACACCGGAACTCCATGTCCGGAAGACGCGAGCAGCGGTTAGACGCAGAATGAAGGAAGCTGCTTATTCCACTGACGACGAGGAAGAGGAATATTCTTACACCCGGGCGCTACGTA GATCTCCAAGGAGAGTACCCCGTCAGTGGCCTTGTCAGAGACGAACGCTGTATATGAAATTCAGAGATCTGGGATGGCAG AACTGGATTATCGCCCCAGATGGATTTAAGGCCTTTTACTGTGACGGAGAATGTTCGTTCCCGTTGGGGGCCCATATGAACGCAACCAATCACGCTATTATACAAACACTTGTGCACCTGATGACGCCATATAAAGCCCCAAGCCCCGGATGTGCTCCAACCAAACTCGGCTCCCAATCCGTGCTGTATTTTgatcataattataatgtagTTTTAAAACGTTTCCCTGATATGATCGTTAAGGCATGCGGTTGCCATTAG
- the LOC117316094 gene encoding uncharacterized sodium-dependent transporter YocR-like — MQSLGLSMAMSLEDPIERREKEDQATPRFSTKLGLICSCLGCVVGTGNIWRFPRIVANNSENEGGLVFLIVWMAFLFLWSSPMLLIEYGTGRYTKKAIIGSFRKILGDKAAWCGAWISMVTFLISCYYSVVLGWCFYYVYYCIAHELPSEEPDSTKIFKDFAEDSYWPILTHALALLAAGSAVIKGVKTFEKVNMVLVPVLLVIILFTFIWSLTREYADYGIKFLFTPDWESFGKPRLWVDAISQNAFDTGAGMGLMIPYSSFMTRDHAIVKYATLIPATNNVVSLVCGIMIFSTVFSTLITNSPHLLRSDIVTILKTSGPASTGLTFIWIPVLFSTLGTLGRILAILFFLCLSCAGVTSLISNMELVCHTLEDFGLPRKFGMPGTVLLTFGVGVMSAVNIDILTNQDFVWAFALLINGLMLQYLVIRYGLNKFRLHLFNDYGIDDWKLPAFWKWIVLVIAPIEALVILVWWAVDLIQDESDLEEKWYEFGTETFMVTIVQWISLALFVIIINMMWLYCRGLYGKSDETIRLIGHRQTEDPDVYQGTEVASSGNDVTTVKDIKL, encoded by the exons ATGCAATCACTCGGTCTATCAATGGCGATGAGCTTGGAGGATCCAATAGAGCGGCGG GAGAAGGAGGACCAGGCTACGCCACGATTCAGTACTAAGTTGGGGCTTATATGTTCCTGTCTTGGGTGTGTGGTTGGTACTGGGAATATCTGGCGCTTCCCTAGAATTGTCGCTAACAACAGTGAAAACGAGG GTGGGCTTGTTTTTCTGATAGTATGGATGGCATTCCTTTTCCTATGGTCCAGCCCTATGCTGCTTATCGAGTATGGAACTGGACGCTACACCAAAAAGGCCATTATTGGATCCTTCCGCAAAATACTCGGTGATAAGGCCGCTTGGTGTGGCGCATGGATATCAATGGTGACATTTCTCATCTC ATGTTACTATTCCGTTGTCCTGGGCTGgtgtttttattatgtttattacTGCATCGCACATGAACTACCAAGTGAAGAGCCTGACAGcacaaaaatattcaaagacTTTGCAGAA GACAGTTATTGGCCCATTCTCACTCACGCACTGGCTTTATTGGCGGCGGGCTCAGCTGTGATCAAGGGCGTGAAAACGTTTGAGAAAGTCAATATGGTGCTTGTTCCGGTCCTTCTGGTGataatattatttacatttatttggTCTCTGACGAGGGAGTATGCGGATTACGGAATTAAATTTCTTTTCACTCCGGATTGGG AATCTTTCGGAAAGCCTCGACTTTGGGTGGACGCGATCAGCCAGAACGCATTTGACACCGGCGCTGGTATGGGCCTCATGATTCCATACTCCTCCTTCATGACACGTGATCACGCAATCGTAAAATACGCCACACTGATACCGGCAACTAACAATGTAGTCAG CCTGGTATGCGGGATAATGATATTCTCGACTGTATTTTCGACCCTGATTACCAACAGCCCACACCTGTTGAGGAGCGATATTGTCACGATTCTGAAGACCAGCGGGCCCGCCAGCACGGGCCTCACATTTATATG GATCCCTGTCCTGTTTTCTACGCTGGGAACATTGGGACGAATTCTAGCTATTCTCTTCTTCCTTTGTCTGTCGTGTGcgggagttacctcccttatttCAAACATGGAGCTCGTCTGTCATACATTGGAAGATTTTGGAC TCCCTCGGAAGTTTGGTATGCCCGGTACAGTACTGTTGACGTTTGGTGTTGGTGTGATGTCGGCGGTGAACATAGATATATTAACCAATCAG GACTTCGTGTGGGCGTTTGCCCTCCTCATTAACGGTCTAATGCTTCAGTACCTTGTCATCAGGTACGGATTAAATAAATTCCGGCTACATCTGTTCAACGATTACGGGATCGATGATTGGAAGCTCCCGGCTTTCTGGAAATGGATCGTGTT GGTTATCGCCCCTATAGAGGCATTGGTCATCCTGGTGTGGTGGGCAGTGGACTTGATTCAGGACGAGTCTGATCTGGAGGAGAAGTGGTACGAGTTCGGCACTGAGACGTTTATGGTAACAATAGTACAA TGGATAAGTCTGGCGCTGTTTGTAATCATCATCAACATGATGTGGCTGTACTGTAGAGGACTATACGGGAAGTCGGATGAGACCATTCGACTTATCGGACATAGGCAAACTGAGGACCCGGATGTTTATCAGGGAACGGAGGTTGCAAGTTCcggaaatgacgtcacaactgtaaaagatataaaactctga